One genomic segment of Desulfurispora thermophila DSM 16022 includes these proteins:
- a CDS encoding TIGR03960 family B12-binding radical SAM protein: protein MYLSEKLSGVLPLVEKPARYIGGEWNAVSKDWQKTAVKVVFAFPDVYEVGMSHLGMQILYHVVNQRPDALMERVFAPWPDMERQMRQNRIPLFSLESKRPLQDFDIIAFTLQYEMSFTNIINMLDLAGLSPRADRRPARPLVIAGGPCAYNPEPLADFIDAFVIGEGEEVLGEIIDLWREMCPPGKQVDKKDLLRRLAVLPGVYVPALYRVEESPDGVRYVVPADGAVPARVVKRVLRDMDAAPYPLAPVVPYLAAVHDRMMLEVQRGCTRSCRFCQAGVIYRPVREKSPQLLAEQARALFKSTGYDEVSLTSLSTADYSRIQPLVEELLGFLGPCGVNVSLPSLRVDAFSVDLARQVQKVRRSTLTFAPEAGTQRLRDVINKGVTEQDLLSAVDAAFAAGWQAVKLYFMLGLPTETTADLDGIYDLARAVLEQGKKHRVPKSRLKVTVSVSCFVPKAHTPFQWEPQDSLDVLKQKQAYLREKCREKQIALNCHDPYLSMLEAMLARGDRWLGQLLYRAWQKGARFDGWSEWFKPEIWQAAMQELDIEPAQYAGRRYDYQHVLPWDHIDAGVSKKYLIAEHKRALAGKLTPDCRGGRCAGCGLCPALEIRPGILGGEQLVPLPADIF from the coding sequence TTGTACTTGTCGGAAAAGCTGTCCGGGGTGCTACCCCTGGTGGAAAAACCCGCCCGCTATATCGGCGGTGAATGGAACGCGGTCAGCAAGGACTGGCAAAAAACAGCAGTGAAAGTGGTATTTGCCTTCCCCGATGTTTATGAAGTGGGCATGTCGCACCTGGGCATGCAGATTCTCTACCATGTGGTGAACCAGCGGCCGGACGCCTTGATGGAAAGGGTTTTTGCCCCCTGGCCGGATATGGAGCGGCAGATGCGGCAAAATCGGATTCCCCTGTTCAGTCTGGAGAGCAAAAGGCCGCTCCAGGATTTTGATATTATCGCCTTTACATTGCAATATGAGATGAGTTTTACCAATATCATCAATATGCTGGACCTGGCCGGGCTTTCTCCCCGGGCTGACCGGCGCCCGGCCCGGCCGCTGGTAATTGCCGGTGGCCCCTGCGCCTATAACCCCGAACCGCTGGCCGATTTTATCGATGCCTTTGTCATCGGTGAAGGGGAGGAAGTGCTGGGGGAAATTATTGACCTCTGGCGGGAGATGTGTCCGCCGGGAAAGCAGGTGGACAAAAAAGATCTGCTGCGCCGTCTGGCAGTGCTTCCCGGTGTGTATGTGCCCGCTCTTTACCGGGTGGAGGAATCGCCGGATGGGGTCCGGTACGTTGTGCCGGCCGACGGGGCGGTGCCGGCCCGCGTGGTGAAGCGAGTGCTGCGCGATATGGATGCCGCGCCCTATCCCCTGGCGCCCGTTGTGCCTTATCTGGCGGCCGTGCACGACCGGATGATGCTGGAGGTACAGCGGGGTTGTACGCGCAGCTGCCGTTTCTGTCAGGCCGGTGTGATCTACCGCCCGGTGCGGGAGAAATCCCCGCAGCTGCTGGCCGAGCAGGCCCGGGCTCTGTTCAAATCCACCGGCTATGACGAAGTGTCGCTGACATCATTAAGCACAGCGGACTATTCCCGCATCCAGCCCCTGGTGGAAGAGCTGTTGGGCTTTCTGGGGCCGTGCGGTGTGAACGTATCCCTGCCTTCCCTGCGGGTTGATGCTTTCAGCGTGGATCTGGCCAGACAGGTGCAGAAAGTGCGCCGGTCCACCCTGACTTTTGCTCCCGAAGCGGGCACCCAGAGGCTGCGCGATGTGATCAACAAAGGTGTGACAGAGCAGGATTTGCTTTCGGCCGTGGACGCGGCTTTTGCTGCCGGCTGGCAGGCGGTGAAACTTTATTTTATGCTGGGGCTTCCTACGGAAACCACGGCCGATCTGGACGGCATCTACGACCTGGCCAGAGCGGTACTGGAGCAGGGGAAAAAACACCGCGTGCCCAAAAGCCGTTTGAAAGTGACTGTCAGTGTATCCTGTTTTGTGCCAAAGGCCCATACCCCTTTTCAGTGGGAGCCGCAGGACAGTCTGGATGTGCTTAAACAAAAACAGGCTTATCTAAGAGAGAAGTGCCGGGAAAAACAAATTGCCCTCAATTGCCATGACCCCTACTTAAGCATGCTGGAGGCCATGCTGGCCCGCGGCGACCGCTGGCTGGGCCAGCTTCTCTACCGGGCCTGGCAAAAGGGAGCTCGCTTTGATGGTTGGAGCGAGTGGTTCAAGCCGGAAATATGGCAGGCGGCCATGCAGGAACTGGATATCGAACCCGCTCAGTATGCCGGACGCCGCTATGATTATCAACATGTTTTGCCCTGGGACCACATTGATGCCGGGGTGAGCAAAAAGTATTTAATTGCCGAGCACAAGAGAGCCCTGGCCGGCAAACTGACGCCGGACTGCCGTGGTGGTCGCTGTGCGGGGTGCGGGCTTTGCCCGGCGCTGGAAATCCGACCGGGAATTTTGGGGGGCGAGCAGCTTGTACCGCTACCAGCTGATATTTTCTAA
- a CDS encoding M50 family metallopeptidase: MFLGRLWGVGIYVNPFFLLLLGLFFVAGVLVKGLIAFGIVLVHELAHCLTARRLGMQADEVELLPFGGVTRMGSELVREPEREMLVAVAGPASNLVLTMLGIAAKNYGFWHHELGPFFLQCNLLIAAFNILPALPLDGGRVYRAYLARRLGVARATRRAARMGQGWGALVCLAGAAGVILGYSGLDIPVTGLFLFYAATRELTAAPYVYVLQLESKREQFVKSGILPCRGLAVMEHAPLGRVVRHFLPEQYNIVLVFDRSGSLLGTLGEDKLLKQFWAGELDKAVGSLLK, encoded by the coding sequence TTGTTTTTGGGAAGGCTCTGGGGTGTCGGAATCTATGTAAACCCATTTTTTCTGTTGCTTTTGGGCTTGTTTTTTGTGGCCGGGGTGCTGGTGAAGGGGTTGATCGCTTTTGGTATAGTGTTGGTGCATGAACTGGCCCATTGTTTGACTGCCCGGCGGTTGGGTATGCAGGCGGATGAAGTGGAACTTCTGCCCTTTGGTGGGGTAACACGCATGGGCAGCGAACTGGTACGGGAGCCCGAGCGGGAAATGCTGGTAGCGGTGGCCGGGCCGGCCAGCAATCTGGTGCTGACCATGCTGGGAATAGCGGCAAAAAATTACGGCTTCTGGCACCATGAGCTGGGGCCGTTTTTTTTACAGTGCAATCTATTGATTGCCGCCTTTAACATCTTGCCCGCGCTCCCCCTGGACGGTGGCCGGGTATACCGGGCGTATCTCGCTCGCCGGCTGGGTGTGGCGCGGGCTACCCGGCGGGCGGCCCGCATGGGACAAGGTTGGGGGGCTCTGGTTTGTCTGGCCGGCGCGGCGGGCGTAATCCTGGGATACAGTGGCCTGGACATACCGGTGACGGGGCTGTTTTTATTTTACGCCGCCACCCGTGAACTCACGGCAGCGCCCTATGTTTATGTGCTGCAGCTGGAAAGCAAGAGAGAGCAGTTTGTCAAGTCGGGCATCCTGCCCTGCCGTGGCCTGGCTGTTATGGAGCACGCGCCGCTGGGGCGGGTGGTGAGACATTTTTTGCCGGAACAATACAATATTGTGCTGGTTTTTGACCGGAGTGGCAGCCTGCTGGGCACACTGGGTGAGGATAAGCTGCTCAAGCAGTTCTGGGCGGGGGAACTGGATAAAGCTGTCGGTTCGCTGCTCAAATAG
- a CDS encoding M23 family metallopeptidase, whose translation MTGPEEERNYYDAYWKATRRYSRSPGWGGFSTPPGRRRGLWLKVLAAAGVLLVLLYVRQWDSPVGEQLRLGLRYILTTEINLQPALQKAVELGLQMTGTQAPQAGPAEPQVVETMGPTGTQLLVPVSGRVVRRFGWQKDTLDNLERFHPGIDIAAPASSEVKAAMNGKVEKIAEDRVLGLYVLLDHGGGTYTLYAGLANLRVAAGQYLAAGQVIGEVGGKSDGPEQGLHFELRLKSKLVDPLTSLQIPAR comes from the coding sequence TTGACCGGTCCGGAAGAAGAAAGAAACTATTACGATGCCTACTGGAAAGCAACGCGCCGCTACTCTCGTTCGCCGGGCTGGGGCGGTTTTTCCACCCCGCCTGGCCGCAGAAGGGGTCTCTGGTTGAAAGTCCTGGCTGCCGCCGGTGTGTTGCTGGTTTTATTGTATGTCCGGCAGTGGGATAGCCCGGTGGGTGAGCAGCTGCGGTTGGGGTTGCGCTACATTCTGACAACCGAGATAAATCTCCAACCGGCCCTGCAAAAAGCGGTGGAACTGGGGTTGCAAATGACCGGCACTCAGGCTCCGCAGGCCGGGCCGGCGGAGCCGCAGGTGGTAGAAACCATGGGTCCGACCGGAACGCAACTGCTGGTGCCGGTTTCCGGCCGGGTGGTGCGCCGGTTTGGCTGGCAGAAAGATACGCTGGACAACCTGGAAAGATTTCATCCGGGCATTGATATTGCCGCGCCCGCCAGCAGCGAAGTCAAAGCGGCCATGAACGGTAAAGTGGAGAAAATTGCCGAAGACCGGGTGCTGGGTCTTTATGTTTTACTGGACCACGGTGGGGGTACCTACACCTTGTATGCCGGGCTAGCCAATCTGAGAGTGGCGGCCGGGCAATATCTGGCTGCCGGGCAGGTGATCGGGGAAGTGGGGGGCAAAAGCGACGGCCCGGAACAGGGGCTGCATTTTGAACTGCGCCTGAAGAGCAAGCTGGTTGACCCGCTGACCAGTTTGCAGATTCCGGCCAGGTAG
- the rodA gene encoding rod shape-determining protein RodA, whose amino-acid sequence MYQRLWKNMDHLILAAAGALLLFSLITIGSATLEYSDPSYLQLKSLSFFWRLTKLDFTYVIKQLVWIILGLIAFGALISMDYEILIKHSRLLYGINLLLLLAVIFLGHTALGAQRWIAIGPFQFQPSEFSKLILIITFARFLVEREGRLNTFKELLPCFMFVGLPTLLVLKQPDLGTSLVFVAIMFGMLFMAGARPALLVTIIGLGFTAGVVLYFSHSYLHHPDVVLEERLAYVNKALEGNLYYVNTDDGIRQEMLSLHLSTDKKADLLKYKQNLEQRHRVWHARHEKFHKYTLKEYQMTRLTIFVDPESDLLGAGYHVWQSRIAIGSGGIWGKGLLGGTQTHFTFLPIRHTDFIFSVVGEEFGLMGGVLVLFLFALLLYRGSRVVLVARDSYGVLLATGIVCMFAFHVLVNIGMTAGVMPVTGIPLPLFSYGGSNMLMNLAALGLLMNVYIRRKKLML is encoded by the coding sequence ATGTACCAACGTTTATGGAAAAATATGGATCATTTGATACTGGCGGCGGCCGGGGCATTGCTATTATTTAGCCTGATTACCATTGGTTCGGCCACTTTGGAGTACAGCGATCCCTCCTATTTACAGCTCAAGAGCCTGAGCTTTTTCTGGCGTCTGACCAAACTGGACTTCACCTATGTCATCAAACAATTGGTTTGGATTATTCTCGGTTTAATAGCCTTCGGGGCGCTGATCAGCATGGATTATGAAATATTGATCAAGCACTCCCGTTTGCTTTACGGGATCAATTTGCTGCTTTTGCTGGCGGTTATTTTTCTCGGCCACACTGCTCTGGGAGCGCAGCGCTGGATAGCCATCGGTCCGTTCCAGTTTCAGCCCTCCGAGTTTTCCAAGCTGATCTTGATTATCACTTTTGCCCGCTTCCTTGTGGAGCGGGAAGGTCGTCTGAATACATTTAAAGAGCTGTTACCCTGCTTTATGTTTGTCGGCCTGCCCACTCTGTTGGTGCTCAAACAGCCAGATCTGGGCACTTCGCTGGTCTTTGTGGCCATCATGTTCGGTATGCTGTTCATGGCCGGGGCCAGGCCGGCATTGTTGGTTACGATTATCGGTCTGGGCTTCACCGCAGGCGTAGTGCTGTATTTTTCCCACAGTTACCTGCACCATCCCGATGTTGTCCTGGAAGAGCGGCTGGCTTATGTAAACAAGGCCCTGGAAGGAAACCTGTATTATGTTAATACGGACGATGGTATCAGGCAGGAAATGCTGAGCCTGCACCTTTCGACGGATAAGAAGGCCGATTTGCTGAAGTACAAGCAAAACCTGGAACAACGGCACCGGGTCTGGCATGCCCGGCATGAAAAGTTCCATAAATACACGCTCAAAGAGTACCAGATGACCCGCCTGACCATATTTGTCGACCCGGAAAGCGATTTGCTGGGAGCGGGCTACCATGTCTGGCAATCCAGAATCGCCATCGGTTCGGGCGGGATCTGGGGCAAAGGCCTGCTGGGCGGTACGCAGACCCATTTTACTTTTTTGCCCATCCGGCATACTGATTTTATTTTTTCCGTGGTGGGGGAAGAGTTTGGCTTAATGGGCGGGGTACTGGTTCTGTTCCTCTTTGCCTTGCTTTTATACCGGGGCAGCCGAGTGGTGCTGGTGGCCAGGGATAGCTACGGAGTGCTTCTGGCCACGGGAATAGTTTGCATGTTTGCCTTCCACGTGCTGGTCAACATCGGCATGACGGCCGGTGTAATGCCGGTTACCGGCATACCTCTACCCCTTTTCAGCTACGGGGGAAGCAACATGTTGATGAACCTGGCCGCGCTGGGGCTCTTGATGAATGTTTATATCCGGCGCAAAAAACTCATGCTGTAA
- the minE gene encoding cell division topological specificity factor MinE — protein MLDFITRIFSRETASKNVAKERLRLVLVHDRADVSPELMQLLKADLIRVIKNYMEIDENALEVNLDSSDSQVALVANIPVKSMKRLSSIPTHS, from the coding sequence GTGCTGGATTTTATTACCCGCATTTTTTCCCGGGAAACTGCCAGCAAAAATGTGGCCAAGGAAAGGCTGCGCCTGGTGCTGGTGCACGACCGGGCCGATGTATCACCTGAGTTAATGCAGCTACTCAAGGCCGACCTGATTCGGGTAATCAAAAACTACATGGAGATAGACGAGAATGCTCTGGAGGTCAACCTGGACAGCAGCGACAGTCAGGTAGCCCTTGTGGCCAACATTCCCGTAAAGAGTATGAAAAGGCTGAGCAGTATTCCCACTCACAGCTGA
- the minD gene encoding septum site-determining protein MinD, with protein sequence MSQVIVVTSGKGGVGKTTTTANIGVGLAAAGHKVVLVDADIGLRNLDVVLGLENRIVYDLTNVTDGQVPYRKALIKDKRFDNLFLLPAAQTKDKTAVSPEQMRALCQELRQEFDYVIIDCPAGIEQGFKNAIAGAEKAIVVTTPEVSAVRDADRIIGLLEAHELRRPALIINRLRYRMVKAGDMMSIDDIIDILSIDLLGVVPEDELVVINTNKGEPVVQDSKSRSGQAYRNIVRRLKGEQVPLMDLEEEGFMAKLRRMMGWK encoded by the coding sequence ATGAGCCAGGTGATTGTGGTTACTTCTGGTAAAGGCGGCGTGGGCAAAACGACTACGACGGCCAATATTGGCGTGGGGTTGGCTGCGGCCGGGCATAAAGTGGTGCTGGTGGACGCGGATATTGGTCTGCGCAACCTGGACGTCGTGCTGGGGCTGGAGAACAGGATTGTTTACGATCTGACCAATGTCACCGATGGTCAGGTGCCTTATCGCAAAGCGCTGATCAAAGACAAGCGGTTCGACAATTTATTTTTGTTACCGGCTGCGCAGACCAAAGATAAAACCGCGGTCAGTCCGGAGCAAATGAGAGCTCTGTGCCAGGAGCTCAGGCAAGAATTTGATTATGTGATTATTGATTGTCCGGCCGGTATTGAACAGGGTTTTAAAAACGCCATCGCCGGGGCGGAAAAGGCCATAGTGGTCACAACGCCGGAAGTTTCCGCTGTGCGCGATGCCGACCGGATTATCGGCCTTTTAGAGGCGCATGAGCTGCGCCGGCCGGCTTTGATCATTAACCGCCTGCGCTACCGCATGGTCAAAGCCGGGGACATGATGAGCATCGACGATATTATTGATATTCTTTCTATTGACCTGCTGGGCGTGGTTCCCGAAGACGAACTGGTGGTAATTAATACTAATAAGGGAGAACCGGTAGTACAGGACAGCAAGTCCAGGTCGGGGCAGGCATACAGGAATATTGTCCGGCGGCTCAAGGGCGAGCAGGTACCCCTGATGGATCTGGAGGAAGAGGGTTTTATGGCCAAACTGCGCCGGATGATGGGTTGGAAATAA
- the minC gene encoding septum site-determining protein MinC, producing the protein MWFLARERASGQWIPAWSGETGDEGNTLLIKRTLRSGQKINFDGNVVILGDVNPGAEVVAAGHVIVMGQLRGVVHAGATGDENAVVMALKLLPTQLRIAGHITRPPDEEKQGGNGPEIASIKNGIVTIESYY; encoded by the coding sequence ATGTGGTTTTTGGCCAGGGAGAGAGCGAGCGGGCAATGGATACCGGCCTGGTCCGGGGAGACTGGTGATGAGGGCAATACATTGTTGATTAAACGGACTCTGCGCTCCGGACAGAAAATAAATTTTGACGGCAATGTGGTTATTCTGGGCGATGTGAATCCGGGAGCGGAAGTAGTTGCAGCCGGACACGTGATTGTTATGGGACAGCTGCGGGGTGTAGTGCACGCCGGGGCCACCGGTGATGAAAATGCGGTGGTTATGGCGCTCAAATTGCTACCCACTCAGCTCCGGATTGCCGGACATATCACCCGGCCGCCCGATGAAGAAAAGCAGGGCGGAAACGGGCCGGAAATCGCCAGCATCAAGAACGGCATTGTAACCATTGAGAGCTATTATTAG
- the mrdA gene encoding penicillin-binding protein 2 codes for MDKKKLEKRNRILLVILAVCFGLILSRLVYLQVIDAARYQTLATMNHVRLVTVPAPRGEVYDRHGVRLVGNRPVFVLKTANRTLDSGLLNDLLELIGQDANFRGKITPGELEKEFRARLKAARPHEYIVIAKDVTRETVEKIMEQQEKYQSIVIDVEPIRYYPFGDLGGEVFGYVREITEKQLEEHADEGYKLGDQFGQVGLEYTFESYLRGTDGAHQVEVDAQGKPVRDLGLKQPVPGNNLHLTLDQHLQRVAQDAVSEAIARARQLGYAKLPADKPMSGSAVVLDVNSGAVLAMASIPSYDLNVFSGPLSPAVYNQLLNSRALLNHAISDIYTPGSTFKMVSLAAMLEKGIVDRGTVISDPGYYKYKKDWKPGGHGLVDPVEALKYSCDTFFYMFGPRAGPELMHEYASKFGFGQVTGIELPGEVKGYIASRELKKKHWAHDPWESQWHEYDSMDMAIGQQETKVTTLQLARYTAAIANGGTLYRPYLVDKITAPDGGSIHVFTPQVMGKVKLAPTTWEILHRGMHEVTTTGGTAAAIFAGATYSAAAKTGTAEVGDRAKNNHALFVAYAPYEKPEIAVAVIIEYGGKGSGIAGPVARQIMDAYFAGKNSPVPAGPER; via the coding sequence ATGGACAAAAAAAAGCTGGAAAAAAGAAACCGCATTCTGCTGGTGATTCTGGCCGTTTGTTTTGGACTAATTTTAAGTCGCCTCGTTTATTTGCAGGTGATTGATGCGGCGCGCTACCAGACCCTGGCCACCATGAACCACGTGCGACTGGTTACGGTACCCGCCCCCCGGGGAGAGGTCTATGACCGTCACGGGGTGCGCCTGGTGGGCAACAGGCCGGTATTTGTGCTCAAAACCGCCAACCGTACGCTGGACAGCGGTTTGTTAAACGATCTGCTGGAACTGATTGGACAGGACGCCAACTTCCGGGGCAAAATTACCCCCGGAGAGCTGGAAAAGGAATTTCGGGCTCGCCTGAAGGCGGCCCGGCCGCACGAGTATATTGTCATCGCCAAGGACGTAACCAGGGAAACTGTGGAAAAGATTATGGAACAGCAGGAGAAATACCAGAGCATAGTCATTGATGTGGAACCCATCCGTTACTATCCTTTCGGCGACCTGGGCGGGGAAGTGTTCGGTTATGTGCGGGAAATCACCGAAAAACAGCTGGAAGAACATGCCGACGAGGGGTACAAGCTGGGTGATCAGTTTGGACAGGTGGGGCTGGAGTATACCTTTGAGAGCTATTTGCGCGGCACGGATGGTGCCCACCAGGTGGAGGTGGATGCGCAGGGTAAACCGGTGCGCGATCTGGGCCTCAAGCAACCTGTGCCGGGAAACAACCTGCATTTGACCCTGGATCAGCACTTGCAAAGGGTGGCCCAGGACGCTGTGAGCGAGGCCATCGCGCGGGCCCGGCAGTTGGGATATGCCAAACTGCCGGCCGATAAACCCATGAGCGGGTCCGCCGTTGTCCTGGACGTCAACTCGGGAGCCGTCTTGGCCATGGCTTCCATCCCATCTTATGACTTGAACGTTTTTTCCGGTCCTTTAAGCCCGGCGGTATACAATCAGTTGCTCAACAGCCGGGCGCTGCTCAACCATGCCATAAGCGACATCTACACGCCGGGTTCAACTTTCAAGATGGTTTCCCTGGCGGCCATGCTGGAAAAGGGCATTGTGGACAGAGGCACTGTTATTTCCGATCCGGGCTACTACAAGTATAAAAAAGACTGGAAGCCGGGCGGGCACGGACTGGTTGACCCGGTGGAGGCGCTCAAGTATTCCTGCGATACCTTTTTTTACATGTTTGGTCCCCGGGCGGGGCCGGAGTTGATGCATGAGTACGCCAGTAAGTTTGGTTTTGGACAGGTTACCGGCATTGAATTGCCGGGAGAGGTAAAAGGCTATATAGCCTCCCGGGAACTGAAGAAAAAGCACTGGGCACACGATCCGTGGGAGTCGCAGTGGCATGAATATGACAGCATGGATATGGCCATTGGCCAGCAGGAAACAAAAGTCACTACGCTGCAGCTGGCCAGGTACACGGCAGCTATTGCCAACGGGGGTACACTTTACCGGCCCTACCTGGTGGATAAAATAACCGCTCCGGACGGCGGGTCCATCCATGTTTTCACGCCCCAGGTCATGGGTAAAGTGAAGCTTGCGCCCACTACCTGGGAGATCTTGCACCGCGGTATGCATGAGGTTACCACAACCGGGGGTACTGCGGCGGCAATCTTTGCCGGTGCCACATACAGCGCTGCCGCCAAAACGGGTACGGCCGAGGTGGGCGACCGGGCCAAAAACAACCATGCTCTTTTTGTGGCTTACGCACCTTATGAAAAGCCTGAGATAGCCGTGGCGGTAATTATCGAGTATGGCGGTAAGGGCAGCGGCATTGCCGGTCCGGTGGCCAGGCAGATAATGGATGCCTACTTTGCGGGAAAAAACTCCCCGGTTCCTGCCGGGCCAGAACGTTAA
- the mreD gene encoding rod shape-determining protein MreD, with amino-acid sequence MRVFYLLGYCLAALFLQMTVFSAFAPGGIIPYLVLLPVVFAAFWSGRGEGALLGLWSGFLVDIAAGYNMGQHALATAATGYLVGLAHNKIYKESAVLLTLLTFLATVVHQLFYYLLLGLSGVAVSPALALGRVIFPTALYTAAFVPLLFRHFYRWLFRYRWREQEY; translated from the coding sequence ATGCGCGTTTTTTACCTGCTCGGTTATTGTTTGGCCGCACTTTTTCTACAGATGACCGTGTTTTCCGCCTTTGCTCCGGGAGGGATCATCCCCTATCTGGTTCTGCTGCCTGTAGTTTTTGCCGCCTTCTGGTCGGGCCGGGGTGAGGGTGCCCTGCTGGGGCTATGGTCTGGTTTTCTGGTGGACATTGCGGCGGGGTACAATATGGGTCAGCACGCCCTGGCCACTGCAGCGACAGGATATCTGGTGGGACTGGCTCATAACAAGATTTATAAAGAAAGTGCGGTTTTACTCACTTTGCTCACGTTTCTGGCCACGGTTGTGCACCAGTTGTTTTACTATTTGTTGCTCGGACTGTCGGGCGTGGCCGTTTCTCCCGCTCTGGCCCTGGGGCGGGTGATATTTCCCACCGCGCTGTATACGGCGGCCTTTGTTCCCCTTTTGTTCAGGCACTTTTACCGCTGGCTTTTTCGCTACCGCTGGCGTGAACAAGAATACTGA
- the mreC gene encoding rod shape-determining protein MreC: MKAKVPWRALVIAIILVMATLSLIRYTAPGRGGFTPLEAALRDLTAPAGSVFTRVGNSLSRVLAFPVSLPRLAEENRRLKQEVDQLKAQLYVAQEYRQENQRLKQLLDFQSRVAPVLNMKTVPAAVAGRDPSNWSGMILLSKGLTSGLRAGQAVITPAGLVGRVVAVSQHSAQVLLITDPRSGVGAYLQQSRSPGIVLGEVGAVSSIVMTHIPSDIPVHEGDIALTSGLSGLYPKGIPIGRVLRVSRESSGLFQQATLDTFVDFERLEEVLVVTGYQPVAAPAGALPYPWGAGASTNPGSPGAIGAGEAAGESGDGW, from the coding sequence TTGAAGGCAAAGGTGCCCTGGCGGGCTTTGGTGATAGCAATAATCCTCGTAATGGCAACATTATCTTTAATTCGCTATACAGCTCCGGGACGGGGTGGTTTTACGCCTCTGGAGGCTGCTTTGCGCGATCTGACCGCGCCTGCCGGCAGCGTATTCACCAGAGTTGGTAACTCGCTGAGCCGGGTGTTGGCTTTTCCCGTCTCCCTGCCCCGTCTGGCCGAAGAAAACCGGCGGCTGAAACAGGAGGTGGACCAGCTTAAAGCGCAGCTTTATGTGGCGCAGGAATACCGGCAGGAAAACCAGCGTTTGAAGCAGTTGCTGGATTTTCAAAGCCGGGTGGCGCCGGTGCTGAATATGAAAACCGTTCCGGCTGCGGTGGCCGGCCGCGATCCGTCTAACTGGTCGGGCATGATTTTGCTGAGCAAGGGCTTAACCAGCGGGCTCAGAGCCGGTCAGGCGGTGATCACACCGGCCGGACTGGTGGGCCGGGTGGTGGCGGTCAGCCAGCACAGCGCCCAGGTGTTGCTGATCACCGACCCCCGCAGCGGGGTGGGAGCATATTTGCAGCAGAGCCGCTCGCCGGGCATTGTGCTGGGAGAAGTGGGAGCAGTGAGCAGCATTGTTATGACCCACATCCCCAGTGATATTCCAGTGCACGAGGGAGATATTGCCCTGACTTCGGGCCTCAGCGGGCTTTATCCCAAAGGGATACCCATTGGCCGGGTCTTGCGAGTGAGCCGGGAGAGTTCCGGCCTTTTCCAACAGGCTACTCTGGATACCTTTGTGGATTTTGAGCGGTTGGAGGAAGTTTTGGTGGTGACCGGATATCAGCCTGTGGCAGCACCGGCCGGCGCTCTCCCTTATCCCTGGGGGGCGGGTGCCAGTACCAACCCGGGCTCGCCGGGAGCCATCGGTGCCGGCGAAGCGGCGGGCGAAAGTGGGGATGGATGGTGA